In one Neobacillus sp. CF12 genomic region, the following are encoded:
- the trpB gene encoding tryptophan synthase subunit beta, with amino-acid sequence MEKVSVESRGYFGEFGGSFVPEELQVVLNELETQFLKYKYDPDFIEEFNYYLKEYVGRENPLTFAENLTKQMGGAKIYLKREDLNHTGAHKINNAIGQILLAKRMGAKRIIAETGAGQHGVATATACAMFGMECIIYMGKLDTERQALNVFRMELLGAKVIPVEKGQGRLKDAVDEALADLVENYQTTFYLLGSAVGPHPYPTMVKHFQAIISEESKRQIIDKEGRLPTAVIACAGGGSNAIGAFAHYIDEKYVRLIGVEPEEAPTLTKGTPAIIHGFKCLTLLDANGNPKPTYSIAAGLDYPGVGPEHSQLKTSGRAEYVTVSGQEALEAFLLLSKTEGIIPALESSHAVAYAIKLAKELPNDDVLVVNLSGRGDKDVEQVFNMLKKQ; translated from the coding sequence ATGGAAAAAGTTAGTGTAGAAAGCAGAGGCTATTTCGGTGAATTTGGCGGAAGTTTTGTACCTGAGGAATTGCAGGTAGTACTAAATGAGCTGGAAACACAATTTTTAAAGTATAAGTATGATCCAGATTTTATTGAGGAATTTAATTATTACCTTAAGGAATATGTTGGGCGGGAAAACCCACTGACCTTTGCAGAAAATTTAACAAAACAAATGGGCGGAGCAAAAATCTATCTAAAACGAGAAGATTTAAACCATACCGGTGCCCACAAAATAAATAATGCTATTGGCCAAATATTATTGGCAAAACGAATGGGTGCAAAACGAATTATCGCTGAAACGGGAGCAGGACAACATGGTGTTGCAACAGCAACTGCCTGTGCAATGTTTGGAATGGAATGTATTATTTATATGGGGAAGCTTGATACAGAGCGCCAGGCGCTGAATGTATTTAGAATGGAATTATTAGGGGCTAAGGTAATACCGGTCGAGAAGGGGCAAGGGCGCTTAAAGGATGCCGTTGATGAAGCATTAGCTGACTTGGTTGAAAACTATCAAACTACCTTTTATTTATTAGGTTCAGCTGTTGGACCTCATCCATATCCAACGATGGTTAAACATTTTCAAGCAATCATTAGCGAAGAATCCAAGCGCCAAATCATTGATAAAGAAGGAAGGCTGCCAACTGCAGTCATTGCCTGCGCAGGTGGCGGCAGTAATGCTATCGGTGCATTCGCACACTATATAGATGAAAAATATGTTCGCCTAATCGGAGTCGAACCGGAAGAAGCACCAACCTTAACAAAAGGAACCCCCGCCATAATTCATGGCTTTAAATGTTTAACTCTATTAGATGCAAATGGTAATCCAAAGCCTACCTATTCGATAGCCGCTGGATTGGATTATCCGGGTGTCGGTCCGGAGCATAGCCAATTGAAAACCAGTGGAAGAGCTGAATACGTAACAGTTTCTGGTCAAGAAGCATTGGAGGCATTTCTGCTGTTAAGTAAAACAGAGGGTATCATTCCTGCGTTAGAGAGTTCCCACGCTGTTGCATATGCTATAAAACTAGCAAAAGAATTACCGAATGATGATGTACTGGTCGTCAACTTATCAGGTCGTGGTGACAAAGATGTGGAACAAGTATTTAATATGTTAAAAAAGCAATAG
- a CDS encoding ABC transporter permease, producing the protein MSFMENLLMAFSSLKAHKMRSILTMLGIIIGVGAVIIVVAIGQGGEAMLKTQITGPGNTVELFYQPSDEEIRANPNIFLQAPFKQEDIRALEQIKEVKSIVASSTQMSTIRYQQEAADVSSTGINQAYLKLNEMKVERGRSFSTSDFLGGRRVGLVSHVIQEELFKGDNPVGDVIKVANQPIEIIGVLEKPTGLLSFSSMEVYLPFQTWRTIYGSSDFTQVTLQADSSDELQIAGKKAARLLNNMHNTEDSYQVLNMEEIAAGIGQITRIMTLIIGSIAGISLFVGGIGVMNIMLVSVTERTREIGIRMALGATRGQVLTQFLIESMTLTLIGGILGILLGWGTSSIVSLFAGWPSLISWQVVLGGGVFSMVIGVVFGLLPANKASKLDPIESLRYE; encoded by the coding sequence ATGAGTTTTATGGAAAACCTTTTGATGGCGTTTAGTTCGCTTAAAGCGCATAAAATGCGAAGCATTTTAACCATGCTGGGGATTATTATTGGTGTTGGAGCAGTAATTATCGTAGTGGCAATTGGGCAGGGCGGGGAAGCAATGCTTAAAACTCAGATTACCGGTCCTGGAAATACAGTGGAGCTGTTTTATCAGCCATCTGATGAGGAAATCCGTGCAAATCCAAACATTTTTCTGCAGGCACCGTTTAAACAGGAGGATATTCGTGCTCTAGAGCAGATAAAAGAGGTAAAAAGCATTGTTGCATCTAGCACTCAAATGTCAACAATCAGATACCAGCAGGAAGCGGCTGACGTATCTTCCACAGGTATTAATCAAGCTTATTTAAAATTAAATGAAATGAAAGTTGAAAGAGGAAGAAGTTTCTCTACCTCTGATTTTCTAGGTGGTCGTCGAGTTGGCTTGGTAAGTCATGTTATCCAGGAAGAATTATTTAAAGGAGACAATCCTGTAGGAGATGTAATCAAAGTGGCAAATCAGCCGATTGAAATCATCGGTGTCTTAGAAAAACCAACCGGTCTCCTTTCGTTTAGTTCAATGGAAGTGTACCTTCCATTTCAAACATGGCGGACTATATATGGAAGCAGTGACTTTACACAGGTAACTCTACAGGCAGACTCTTCAGATGAGTTGCAAATTGCCGGTAAAAAGGCAGCAAGACTTTTAAACAATATGCATAACACAGAGGATTCCTATCAAGTGCTTAATATGGAAGAAATCGCCGCTGGAATTGGTCAAATTACAAGAATCATGACCCTGATCATCGGCAGCATTGCAGGTATTTCGTTGTTCGTTGGCGGAATTGGTGTAATGAACATTATGCTTGTATCAGTAACAGAACGGACAAGAGAAATTGGAATTCGTATGGCCCTAGGTGCCACAAGAGGACAGGTTTTAACACAATTCTTAATCGAATCGATGACGCTAACATTAATCGGTGGGATTCTTGGAATATTACTTGGCTGGGGAACCTCAAGTATTGTAAGTCTCTTTGCAGGTTGGCCATCCTTGATATCTTGGCAAGTAGTGTTAGGCGGGGGGGTCTTCTCGATGGTAATCGGTGTTGTGTTTGGACTGTTGCCAGCAAACAAAGCATCTAAATTAGACCCAATCGAATCACTTAGATATGAATGA
- a CDS encoding ABC transporter ATP-binding protein yields MIELESITKTYLLGKESVNVLNKISLKIEQGEFVAIMGPSGSGKSTLMNIVGCLDKPTTGNYTLSGENVSHYSDNELARVRNQSIGFVFQQFHLLPRLSALKNVELPMIYAGISKSERQSRAEEALKKVGLADRMDHLPNALSGGQKQRVAIARAIVNKPKIILADEPTGALDSKTSIDIMEQFRELNEEEGVTVIVVTHESEVAAYAKRTIFVRDGMIQLPQHSNRGATE; encoded by the coding sequence ATGATTGAGCTAGAATCGATTACCAAAACTTATTTGCTTGGAAAAGAGAGCGTTAATGTTTTAAATAAGATTAGTTTGAAAATCGAGCAAGGTGAATTCGTTGCGATTATGGGACCCTCTGGTTCAGGAAAGTCGACCTTAATGAATATCGTTGGCTGTTTGGATAAACCAACTACTGGAAACTACACACTAAGCGGAGAAAATGTTTCACATTATAGTGACAATGAACTTGCACGAGTTAGAAATCAATCAATTGGATTTGTATTCCAGCAATTTCATTTACTACCGCGCTTGTCAGCGTTGAAAAATGTAGAACTTCCGATGATTTATGCCGGGATTTCCAAATCTGAACGCCAGTCTAGAGCAGAAGAAGCTTTAAAGAAAGTGGGACTAGCGGATCGTATGGATCATCTGCCTAATGCCTTATCTGGAGGACAAAAGCAGCGTGTCGCTATAGCACGAGCCATTGTTAATAAACCAAAGATCATTCTTGCAGATGAACCAACCGGAGCACTTGATTCAAAAACAAGTATCGACATTATGGAGCAATTTAGAGAGTTAAATGAGGAAGAGGGCGTTACCGTCATTGTAGTTACCCACGAATCAGAAGTGGCGGCGTATGCGAAACGTACAATATTTGTTCGAGATGGAATGATTCAGTTGCCACAGCATTCCAATAGGGGGGCGACTGAATGA
- a CDS encoding efflux RND transporter periplasmic adaptor subunit yields MKKKTWIMISVVSLVIIMISVSVYREVLAKGPSVETTEMKEEEISSLLMIPGTVKLEEEQIIYASPENGELKELLVVEGQAVTKGTVVAKFQNPQLDLEVEQNKLSIESANLKINQLDKQLKLLKDKEKTIADQVGKEEAKKQLDPEYEQLEMEKKLANLELKQTTLQKYMIDKRLSELEIISTIDGVVLSVNKPDSSSMEAGMAKPIIHIGKLDAMVATGLLSEFDTLKVNNGQKVILRSDAVPEQEWQGEIIKISLLPEQNQTDLQSGSQPVQYPVTMKITGDLKALKPGFQVIMEIETDKKLANVLSIDSLQDDGDQPYVFIIKDGKAKKKTVKTGITSGTKIEIVEGISKEDTIIINGPDSLKNGMEVTVK; encoded by the coding sequence ATGAAAAAGAAAACATGGATTATGATTAGCGTGGTTAGCCTGGTCATCATCATGATTTCCGTCAGTGTTTACCGGGAGGTTCTTGCAAAAGGACCTTCCGTTGAAACTACTGAAATGAAGGAGGAGGAAATTTCCTCCCTTTTAATGATTCCAGGTACAGTAAAACTCGAAGAGGAACAAATCATTTATGCCTCTCCTGAAAATGGAGAACTTAAAGAGCTATTAGTAGTAGAAGGGCAGGCAGTAACGAAAGGCACGGTAGTGGCAAAGTTCCAAAATCCTCAATTAGATTTAGAAGTGGAGCAAAATAAGCTGTCTATTGAATCTGCTAATCTAAAAATAAATCAACTTGATAAACAATTGAAGCTTTTAAAGGATAAAGAAAAGACTATTGCGGATCAGGTGGGGAAAGAAGAAGCGAAGAAACAACTAGACCCTGAATATGAGCAGCTAGAGATGGAAAAGAAGCTTGCTAATTTAGAACTAAAGCAAACAACACTTCAAAAGTATATGATAGATAAACGTCTAAGTGAATTAGAAATTATCAGTACAATAGATGGAGTAGTCCTATCCGTGAATAAGCCAGATTCATCATCAATGGAAGCGGGCATGGCAAAACCTATTATACATATTGGTAAACTCGACGCAATGGTTGCAACTGGGCTATTGTCTGAATTTGATACTTTGAAAGTAAACAATGGTCAGAAAGTTATCCTTCGCTCCGATGCTGTACCTGAGCAAGAATGGCAGGGGGAAATTATCAAGATTTCTCTTCTCCCAGAACAAAATCAAACAGATCTCCAAAGTGGAAGTCAGCCTGTACAGTATCCAGTAACGATGAAGATTACAGGTGATTTGAAGGCATTAAAGCCAGGTTTCCAAGTAATTATGGAAATTGAAACAGACAAAAAGTTGGCTAATGTACTTTCCATAGACTCTCTGCAGGATGATGGCGATCAGCCATATGTTTTTATTATTAAGGATGGAAAAGCGAAGAAGAAAACTGTTAAAACAGGCATTACTTCAGGTACGAAGATAGAAATTGTGGAAGGCATTTCAAAAGAAGATACGATTATCATTAACGGACCAGATTCACTCAAGAATGGCATGGAAGTGACCGTAAAATGA
- a CDS encoding Yip1 family protein, with protein sequence METQTEMITKVPKPSLLGMFTSPGEQFERMKQTPKIWLPLLIVSILYAVGMTFLALSMDASILIEQGIPEDQVDLVLGITKVTVAITGILTPIIGVLISSTIHLIITKIASSPVTFKQLFSMNTYIAVIGAAGIILNTAIRYAIGGNPEIYVTSLAGLLNQDKAGILGSFEVFAIWTMIVTAIGLHKTAQLSKGLAWTIAIIFFLIGIGFALIGSLLQGAPML encoded by the coding sequence ATGGAAACTCAAACAGAAATGATCACAAAAGTACCAAAGCCTTCATTACTAGGAATGTTTACAAGTCCAGGAGAGCAGTTTGAAAGAATGAAACAGACTCCGAAAATCTGGTTACCATTGCTCATAGTTAGTATTCTTTACGCAGTGGGAATGACATTTTTGGCGTTATCAATGGATGCTTCAATCTTAATTGAGCAAGGGATACCAGAAGATCAAGTAGACCTCGTTTTAGGTATCACAAAAGTGACGGTGGCGATAACCGGAATTTTAACACCAATTATCGGTGTACTTATTAGCAGTACCATCCATTTAATCATTACTAAGATTGCTAGTTCACCAGTAACATTTAAACAATTATTTTCAATGAATACGTATATCGCGGTAATCGGTGCTGCGGGAATCATTCTAAATACAGCGATTAGATATGCAATTGGCGGTAATCCAGAAATATATGTTACAAGTTTAGCAGGGTTACTAAATCAAGATAAAGCCGGCATTTTAGGTTCGTTTGAGGTTTTTGCAATCTGGACTATGATTGTAACAGCTATCGGACTTCATAAAACAGCTCAATTATCTAAAGGACTTGCCTGGACAATTGCAATTATCTTCTTCTTAATTGGAATTGGTTTTGCCTTAATCGGCAGTCTGCTGCAAGGAGCGCCGATGCTATAA
- a CDS encoding NADPH-dependent FMN reductase, which yields MKIVALVGSNRKESFNRKLAVYMQNRYQTTVEIEILPIEKLPMYNQDDELTPPEIVTEIKKKVAESDGVLFVTPEYNHSIPAFLKNAIDWFSRVDKVMVNKPVMIVGSSPGVLGTARAQMHLRQILNSPGISALTLPGNEVFIGAVHEKLDESGKLVHEPTVQFMDTVMDNYIKWIKKQSL from the coding sequence TTGAAAATCGTAGCACTAGTAGGTAGTAACCGGAAAGAATCATTTAACAGAAAATTAGCAGTATATATGCAAAATCGTTATCAAACGACAGTAGAAATTGAAATTCTGCCGATTGAAAAACTTCCAATGTATAATCAAGATGATGAACTAACACCGCCAGAAATCGTAACGGAGATTAAGAAAAAGGTGGCTGAAAGTGACGGTGTTCTTTTTGTTACACCTGAGTATAACCACTCTATTCCTGCTTTTTTAAAAAATGCAATAGATTGGTTTTCTCGTGTTGATAAAGTTATGGTGAACAAACCTGTCATGATCGTCGGCAGTTCTCCTGGAGTATTAGGAACCGCCCGTGCACAGATGCACTTACGACAGATCTTAAATTCTCCTGGAATTTCTGCATTAACTTTACCGGGAAATGAAGTATTTATAGGTGCTGTTCATGAAAAACTTGATGAATCTGGTAAACTGGTTCACGAACCAACCGTTCAGTTCATGGATACTGTGATGGATAACTACATAAAATGGATTAAAAAACAAAGCCTATAA
- a CDS encoding PspA/IM30 family protein: MTNLFTSIKNTITADLNEALDQKEKQNPIALLNQYLRQCEQETEKAGKFLERQNALKDQFTKELHHAEQLAEKRKYQAEVASKAGETELYQFTSEELQVYSNRAERLKASLKQVKGHLADLERKHGEMKNKLKDMQLRRMELMGRENVTRANHRLDQVLESNTDKSFSRFQDIENYIDRLEDQVNRSYNQTTIDARIEQLEKEMNKSI, translated from the coding sequence ATGACCAATCTTTTTACGAGTATTAAAAATACGATTACGGCAGACTTAAACGAGGCGCTTGATCAAAAAGAAAAACAAAATCCAATTGCATTACTTAATCAATATCTTCGTCAATGCGAACAGGAAACCGAAAAAGCTGGGAAGTTCTTAGAGCGTCAAAATGCACTTAAGGATCAATTTACAAAAGAGCTGCACCATGCGGAGCAGTTAGCTGAAAAAAGGAAATATCAGGCTGAAGTTGCTTCAAAAGCGGGAGAAACTGAGCTTTATCAATTTACCTCAGAGGAACTGCAAGTATATTCTAATCGGGCAGAGAGATTAAAAGCATCACTCAAGCAAGTAAAAGGTCATCTGGCTGACCTAGAAAGAAAGCATGGAGAAATGAAGAATAAACTAAAAGATATGCAGCTTCGTCGAATGGAGCTGATGGGGCGTGAAAACGTAACAAGGGCAAATCATCGGTTGGATCAAGTATTAGAATCTAACACAGATAAATCATTTTCACGTTTCCAAGATATCGAGAATTATATCGACCGTCTTGAGGATCAAGTGAATCGTTCATATAATCAGACAACAATTGACGCACGTATTGAGCAATTAGAAAAAGAAATGAATAAATCTATTTAA
- a CDS encoding flagellar basal body rod protein has product MKKFGLVLAGGIAAIILLSTLGPMVGLLISLAILYFIYKQFIKAESTGGKIALGIFGVIFLMASISNAPAIIGLVAAYILYLVYKYWNSSKQNVIQEEADPFVNFEKQWNEIKNY; this is encoded by the coding sequence ATGAAAAAATTTGGTTTAGTTTTAGCGGGAGGAATTGCAGCCATTATCTTACTATCTACACTTGGTCCGATGGTGGGGTTATTAATAAGTCTGGCGATACTATATTTCATCTACAAACAATTTATAAAGGCAGAATCCACTGGTGGAAAAATTGCGCTAGGCATTTTCGGAGTTATTTTTCTAATGGCTTCAATCTCTAACGCACCTGCAATTATCGGTCTTGTGGCAGCCTACATTCTATACCTTGTCTATAAATACTGGAATTCCAGCAAACAAAATGTAATCCAAGAAGAAGCTGATCCATTTGTAAATTTTGAAAAGCAATGGAATGAAATAAAAAACTATTAA
- a CDS encoding DUF1254 domain-containing protein, which produces MKRKKLLIPSIATSLATMPFNSNNDTINSAKAETATPISELVVNPFDNYVYCQAVTAYTYAYPLLVLERTRQLISYSEGDKKTIQMNRFVPQERLLTAKDRNVVAPNQDTLYSSTYLDLSMGPLVFNTPDTNGRYYSASFVDMWDNIFTTVGKRTTGTKANEFVVVGPNWKGKTPKGVKVIKAPTSTVWLLIRTLVYPGENQNTVYELNKKFNVKTLNGKNPVVSEPRDMFLTINPVEKLTPTQFINEYNKLIKKYPAPKDEKLLQDQFTMLGLNNPNGMSKQYEEQIKRGFDDALTAITNKFRPKSWTYSPANQGKYGHDYFTRAVITNAGLPGLPKEEARYTVTYGDDTQTQLNGQNKYVLHFEKGELPDVKAFFSITLYKMDYFFVDNSINRYSIGDQTNGIKYNHDGSLDIYIQDHAPVGNESNWLPAPEDDFYLMMRLYNGGKSVLDGTYIIPAVKKVN; this is translated from the coding sequence ATGAAAAGAAAGAAATTATTGATTCCATCAATTGCAACTTCATTAGCAACAATGCCTTTTAATTCAAATAATGATACGATAAATTCTGCGAAAGCTGAAACTGCAACACCGATTTCTGAACTGGTAGTTAATCCTTTTGATAATTATGTTTATTGTCAAGCAGTAACTGCTTACACATATGCGTATCCATTACTTGTTTTAGAAAGAACAAGACAATTGATTTCTTATTCTGAAGGAGATAAAAAAACAATTCAAATGAATCGTTTTGTACCGCAAGAGCGATTATTGACAGCAAAAGATCGAAATGTTGTGGCACCAAATCAAGATACTCTTTATAGTTCTACTTATCTTGATTTATCAATGGGTCCACTAGTATTTAATACACCAGATACAAATGGAAGATATTATTCTGCATCGTTTGTAGATATGTGGGATAACATCTTCACAACAGTAGGTAAACGAACAACTGGTACAAAAGCAAATGAGTTTGTAGTTGTCGGTCCGAATTGGAAGGGAAAAACGCCAAAAGGTGTAAAAGTAATTAAAGCCCCTACTAGTACGGTTTGGTTACTTATTCGAACACTTGTATACCCAGGAGAAAACCAAAATACTGTATATGAGTTAAATAAAAAGTTTAATGTGAAGACATTAAATGGAAAAAATCCAGTCGTTTCTGAACCACGAGATATGTTTTTAACAATCAATCCAGTTGAAAAGTTAACACCAACGCAATTTATTAATGAATATAATAAATTAATTAAAAAATACCCAGCACCAAAAGATGAAAAACTATTACAAGACCAATTCACAATGTTAGGATTAAATAATCCAAATGGCATGAGTAAGCAATATGAAGAACAAATTAAGCGTGGATTTGATGACGCACTTACTGCAATCACGAATAAATTCAGACCGAAATCATGGACATATTCACCTGCAAATCAAGGTAAATATGGCCATGATTACTTTACTAGAGCTGTCATCACGAATGCTGGCTTACCTGGATTACCAAAAGAAGAAGCTAGATATACTGTTACTTATGGTGACGACACTCAAACTCAATTAAATGGACAAAATAAGTATGTATTACATTTTGAGAAAGGTGAGTTACCAGATGTTAAAGCATTTTTCTCAATTACTTTATATAAAATGGACTATTTCTTTGTTGACAACTCAATTAACAGATATTCAATTGGGGATCAAACGAATGGAATAAAATATAATCATGATGGTTCATTAGATATTTATATTCAGGATCATGCTCCAGTTGGAAATGAATCAAATTGGCTACCTGCTCCTGAAGATGACTTCTATTTAATGATGCGTTTGTATAATGGTGGTAAATCGGTTTTAGATGGAACTTATATAATTCCAGCGGTTAAGAAAGTCAATTAA
- a CDS encoding long-chain-fatty-acid--CoA ligase — protein sequence MSCNLNDNLKHSAANYPYRYAFTFLDQSVTYQELDSMVDNVASGLYAKGIRKGDRVALLLGNCPEFITAYYGILRAGALVVPINPIFTSGEISYILSNSKAKAIIANHALKSTLTSLTSQLENLEMVFYTESLETEFSWEQLLQNSTNQFEAPSIHENDLAVVLYTSGTTGRPKGAMLSHRNMASNAESFAELVEFTEDDRIIAVLPMFHVFCMTVCINTPIKSGAHIFIVPKFNPTEVVNTIVRSKATLFAGVPTMYSFLLQLSNATSDDFSSIRACFSGGASLPVELLIRFQEKYKVDILEGYGLSETAPVTAFNPLKGVRKAGSIGLNIPSVINKVVDPNGLEVPIGEIGELVVQGPNVMQGYLEMPEATFASLKDGWFYTGDLAKMDEDGYLYIVDRIKDLIIVGGYNVYPREVEEVLYQHPAVVEAAVIGTPDSNFGESVKAFVVCNDQSVSVEEIMLFAKERLAKYKHPREIEMLSELPKNSTGKILRRSLRSSVGSK from the coding sequence ATGAGTTGCAATTTAAATGATAATTTAAAGCATAGTGCAGCGAATTATCCTTATCGTTATGCATTTACATTTTTAGATCAAAGTGTAACTTATCAAGAACTAGATTCAATGGTTGATAATGTTGCATCAGGATTATATGCAAAAGGCATTAGAAAAGGTGATCGAGTAGCATTACTACTTGGTAACTGTCCAGAATTTATAACAGCTTACTATGGGATACTTCGAGCTGGTGCATTGGTTGTACCAATAAATCCGATTTTTACTTCTGGAGAAATCTCATATATTCTTTCGAATAGTAAAGCTAAGGCAATAATTGCTAATCATGCTTTAAAATCAACTTTAACTTCTTTAACTAGTCAATTAGAGAATTTGGAAATGGTATTTTACACTGAATCACTAGAAACTGAGTTTAGCTGGGAACAACTTCTTCAGAATTCTACAAATCAATTTGAAGCACCATCTATTCATGAAAATGATCTTGCTGTTGTTTTATACACTTCTGGCACAACAGGTCGACCAAAAGGAGCGATGCTTTCTCATCGAAATATGGCTTCAAATGCAGAATCTTTTGCTGAACTTGTTGAGTTTACTGAAGATGATCGAATTATTGCTGTTTTACCAATGTTTCATGTGTTTTGTATGACAGTTTGTATCAATACGCCAATTAAAAGTGGTGCACATATTTTTATAGTTCCTAAATTCAACCCTACTGAAGTCGTAAATACAATTGTAAGAAGCAAGGCAACTTTGTTTGCAGGTGTTCCGACAATGTATAGCTTTTTATTGCAATTATCTAATGCTACCTCTGATGACTTTTCATCAATCCGTGCATGTTTTTCAGGTGGGGCATCATTACCTGTTGAACTTCTTATTCGTTTCCAAGAAAAATATAAGGTTGATATTTTAGAAGGATATGGATTATCTGAAACGGCTCCTGTCACTGCATTTAATCCTTTAAAGGGAGTTAGAAAAGCTGGGTCAATTGGCTTAAACATTCCTAGCGTTATTAATAAAGTAGTTGATCCAAATGGGTTGGAAGTTCCTATTGGTGAAATAGGAGAATTAGTTGTTCAAGGACCGAATGTAATGCAAGGTTATTTAGAAATGCCAGAGGCTACGTTCGCTTCTTTAAAAGATGGCTGGTTTTATACTGGGGACTTAGCAAAAATGGACGAAGATGGTTATCTCTATATCGTTGACCGAATAAAGGATTTAATTATCGTCGGTGGTTATAATGTTTATCCAAGAGAGGTTGAGGAAGTATTGTATCAACATCCTGCGGTAGTAGAAGCAGCTGTTATTGGAACACCAGATAGTAATTTTGGTGAGAGCGTAAAAGCTTTTGTCGTATGTAACGATCAATCTGTTTCGGTTGAAGAAATCATGTTATTTGCTAAAGAAAGATTAGCAAAGTACAAGCATCCGAGAGAAATTGAGATGTTATCAGAACTTCCTAAGAATAGTACAGGAAAAATTTTAAGAAGATCCTTACGTTCATCTGTTGGGAGTAAGTAA
- a CDS encoding MFS transporter yields the protein MNRWVILVMLVIATLINFADKSSTSVASVYIIKDFNLSYVQYGLLGSIFFWFFAVSGVIGGAWSDKIGTKKMLGILLIAWTVLQFGTFFITSFAFLLLYRVLLGVFEGPFGPVGISHISRVFPPESRGMAISISNAGAMVGAMVLTPVLVHVNQTYGWRISFVALGVVSLIWVLVWVFVKDKSKTTVESTEMRLAVEKLKWSEFRPILFSPTLIFTLLNLFGCFWLVVWVSVWLPVYLVKAINLSQTKMGLAILTIGLINMVVSICASIWSDKLFKKSNNLRSSRVIYAASLQIISAFLLFFATLVQTPGMVIAILGLAVGLSTTTLSIGPVIMMSLLPERRGLMASLGTSFMNMSGIVGPLVCGYLIEMAGNNTLRGFNYTIICTSAILLVSSILFAIFAKPDRPLAQNIKGIHFTETKQI from the coding sequence ATGAATCGCTGGGTAATCTTAGTTATGTTGGTAATAGCAACACTAATAAACTTTGCAGATAAATCTTCCACAAGTGTCGCATCTGTTTATATCATAAAGGATTTTAACCTCTCCTATGTTCAATACGGTTTACTCGGAAGCATATTTTTTTGGTTCTTTGCTGTATCTGGTGTAATCGGAGGTGCTTGGTCTGATAAAATCGGTACCAAAAAAATGTTAGGGATTCTATTGATTGCTTGGACGGTTTTGCAATTTGGCACCTTTTTCATAACGAGTTTCGCGTTTCTACTCCTTTATCGAGTATTGCTTGGTGTATTTGAGGGTCCATTTGGTCCGGTTGGTATTAGTCATATAAGCAGAGTATTTCCACCAGAATCTCGTGGAATGGCCATTTCTATTTCCAATGCAGGTGCGATGGTCGGCGCAATGGTACTGACCCCCGTGTTGGTCCACGTAAATCAAACCTATGGCTGGCGAATTTCATTTGTAGCTTTAGGGGTAGTGAGTCTAATTTGGGTTCTTGTATGGGTATTTGTAAAAGATAAATCAAAGACTACAGTTGAATCCACAGAAATGAGATTGGCTGTTGAAAAACTTAAATGGTCAGAGTTTAGACCGATTTTATTCTCTCCTACTTTAATTTTTACTTTACTCAATCTATTTGGATGTTTTTGGTTGGTTGTATGGGTTTCAGTATGGCTACCTGTCTATTTGGTAAAGGCAATAAATTTGTCGCAAACGAAAATGGGATTAGCTATATTAACAATCGGTCTCATTAACATGGTTGTATCCATTTGTGCTTCTATTTGGTCTGATAAGCTATTTAAGAAATCAAATAATTTGCGTTCTTCTCGTGTCATATATGCGGCATCGTTACAAATAATAAGTGCGTTTTTGCTTTTCTTCGCCACTCTTGTTCAAACACCTGGAATGGTGATTGCAATATTGGGCCTGGCAGTGGGATTATCAACAACCACACTAAGTATAGGACCTGTTATCATGATGAGTTTACTTCCCGAGAGACGCGGGCTGATGGCTAGCCTTGGAACTTCTTTTATGAATATGTCAGGTATTGTAGGTCCGCTAGTCTGCGGTTACCTTATAGAAATGGCAGGAAATAATACTTTGAGAGGATTCAACTATACAATAATATGTACTTCAGCGATCTTACTTGTCAGTAGTATTTTATTTGCTATATTTGCCAAACCTGACAGACCATTAGCACAGAACATTAAAGGCATCCATTTTACGGAAACAAAACAAATCTAA